Proteins encoded by one window of Verrucomicrobiota bacterium:
- a CDS encoding tetratricopeptide repeat protein produces the protein MQKPIFRQLEVALSIALVCNYATAAAKTGEELFARNIRVLGLEVEAWLAHAGQDRKSSLALMSEATSLEGSTPKHAVTPGPTLPAHELLGDLLLEQKRPAEALAAYKLSLELYPRRFNSLLGAARAARATGDDSSARTFYRELLGVAARGTRQFALDEAREFVDGKQ, from the coding sequence ATGCAAAAACCAATCTTTCGCCAACTGGAAGTTGCTTTGAGTATCGCACTGGTCTGCAACTACGCAACCGCGGCGGCGAAGACCGGTGAGGAGCTGTTTGCTCGCAATATTCGCGTCCTTGGTCTTGAAGTGGAAGCCTGGCTCGCGCACGCAGGGCAGGACAGGAAATCCAGCCTCGCGCTGATGAGTGAGGCGACCAGTCTTGAAGGATCGACGCCGAAGCACGCCGTGACTCCCGGGCCGACCCTGCCGGCCCACGAGCTTTTGGGAGACCTTCTCCTCGAACAGAAGCGCCCGGCAGAAGCGCTCGCTGCCTACAAACTTTCGTTGGAGCTTTACCCGCGCCGCTTCAATAGCCTGCTGGGTGCAGCTCGCGCGGCACGTGCCACTGGCGACGATTCCTCGGCCCGGACTTTCTACCGGGAGTTGCTTGGGGTCGCCGCTCGTGGCACTCGACAATTCGCCTTGGACGAGGCACGGGAATTTGTGGACGGAAAGCAGTGA
- a CDS encoding response regulator transcription factor, with protein MKKILVIEDEPEMRRNITALLRYYDYEPIAAENGRAGVEAARREKPDLILCDVMMPELDGHGVLQALQADAALAPIPFIFLTAKGEKDDLRSGMNLGADDYLTKPVANADLVRAIETRLRRSEQQLKREFKPDFSSFEPLLALGLTPRAAEALLWLAQGKTNSDIATILGITESTVKKHVQEMFEKLGVETRGAATVRALEVLNSRSSAETR; from the coding sequence ATGAAAAAGATCTTGGTCATCGAGGACGAACCGGAGATGCGCAGAAACATCACCGCGCTCCTCCGCTACTACGATTACGAACCCATCGCGGCTGAAAACGGGCGCGCGGGGGTCGAGGCGGCGCGCCGTGAAAAGCCCGACTTGATCCTGTGCGACGTCATGATGCCAGAACTGGACGGCCACGGTGTCCTCCAGGCCCTCCAAGCGGATGCCGCGCTCGCGCCGATTCCATTTATCTTTCTCACCGCCAAGGGCGAGAAGGACGACCTTCGCAGCGGGATGAATTTGGGCGCGGATGATTATCTCACCAAGCCCGTCGCCAACGCCGACCTGGTCCGAGCGATAGAAACGCGCCTGCGTCGATCGGAACAGCAGTTGAAACGCGAATTCAAACCCGACTTTTCCTCGTTTGAACCCTTGCTCGCGCTCGGCCTCACGCCGCGCGCCGCCGAGGCCCTGCTCTGGCTCGCCCAGGGCAAAACGAATTCGGACATCGCCACCATCCTCGGCATCACCGAGTCCACCGTGAAGAAGCACGTCCAGGAAATGTTCGAAAAACTCGGCGTCGAAACCCGCGGTGCCGCGACGGTGCGGGCGTTGGAAGTGCTGAACTCGCGTTCCTCCGCTGAAACTCGCTGA